In a genomic window of Magnolia sinica isolate HGM2019 chromosome 14, MsV1, whole genome shotgun sequence:
- the LOC131224637 gene encoding splicing factor-like protein 1 produces the protein MKKQNASDGLKLKNLQESDNEDEMSDVESEEPSEELCEESSEEPSGEPSEEPSEEPSGECASEPTSDRDSDNDTEHTSKSVPHNLAKAKTSAIAGPGASLQEARSQNNPKWSFLEQQSDAGQATSRPRSQPTISKTLDNNKNTSEGQENAGAKKRRSRWDAQLEAEGDGTAKQRKTRWEGDDSHLKAPGPVIPDFVKHLLAGVNLDSEVQKMSARLVEINRKLQERKAIDDRPEEQRSPSPPPLYNNLGIRTNTREVRYRQKLIQERQNITSRLIAKSPTFKSPSKSKPPKLYKKLFIPFKEYPGYNFIGLILGPQGNTQKRMEKETGARIRLRGKGSEKEGKAQPRKDVKPDPSEDEDTHVLIEADNQRSLDAAASMVEKLLIPVEEGMNEHKLAQLKELAELKGTLRGGIVCRSCGGHGHVQQLCPSRNSLFKMDVPCQVCGDSSHATSGCPLTASVDNQYHSFLAELGLGPVSSVPGSVHPASGTLPSHGLGSTAAPESKPIKEIDDSNLFVGYLPSTVDDDQLKELFSPFGRINRMKVLKDRTTGLSKGCGFVKYCDPVDAAKAVAHMHGYKIDGKMLVVRVAGRQSATPLLLPPYPGPPSLPPQDNHGQSAWPGPPGSMLPESNASLHKSKPLSMPPRDSLSRQVPAPDMSLYRVPISSSGMLTQFPSNESSTSRYARFTDSFSGQLPSSSYGSSSQLSISPPSLLGQFPGNWCSSFDNLGPSSTFGGPLSSSRDSLSCQNSIPSPTSLSRFHSNGSSSPGYVAKSNSFSVPLPSSHWSSSCQNPSSSSSLLSQFPGNRSSSPSRVGQSNSLGMPPSSYGLSLYQNPISSPSSLSQFPGMWSHSPGYVGRSNSLSGPLSSSYGPSSYQNADSSPVSLAQFPGNLSSSTTSLFQSHYATTDRSLSSQIHLTSSLGSSQKTPTWVPEQDKRVIEPEYEKILSKISW, from the coding sequence ATGAAGAAGCAGAATGCTTCAGATGGTTTGAAATTGAAAAATCTGCAAGAAAGTGACAACGAAGATGAGATGTCCGATGTTGAAAGCGAAGAACCAAGTGAGGAACTGTGTGAAGAATCAAGTGAAGAACCGAGTGGGGAACCTAGTGAAGAACCAAGTGAAGAGCCATCAGGAGAATGCGCATCCGAGCCAACTTCTGACCGtgacagtgataatgacactgaACATACGTCAAAATCCGTTCCACACAACTTGGCCAAAGCAAAAACTTCAGCCATAGCAGGTCCGGGAGCATCATTGCAAGAAGCTCGGTCACAAAACAACCCCAAGTGGTCGTTCTTGGAGCAGCAATCAGATGCTGGGCAGGCTACTTCCCGTCCCCGAAGTCAGCCCACCATTTCCAAGACCTTAGATAACAATAAAAATACTTCTGAGGGACAGGAAAATGCAGGTGCAAAGAAAAGGCGAAGTAGATGGGACGCGCAGCTGGAAGCTGAAGGTGATGGGACTGCCAAACAGAGGAAGACAAGGTGGGAGGGCGACGATTCACACTTAAAAGCGCCGGGTCCCGTGATTCCAGATTTTGTGAAGCACCTTCTCGCTGGAGTCAATTTGGACTCTGAAGTTCAGAAGATGAGTGCACGGCTTGTAGAAATAAACAGGAAGCTGCAGGAAAGGAAGGCTATTGATGACAGGCCCGAGGAACAGCGGTCTCCTTCTCCGCCACCTTTGTACAATAACTTGGGAATCAGAACAAATACGAGGGAGGTCAGGTACCGTCAGAAACTCATTCAGGAGAGGCAAAATATCACGTCAAGGTTGATTGCGAAGAGCCCTACTTTCAAATCTCCTTCCAAATCGAAGCCCCCGAAGCTCTACAAGAAGCTCTTCATACCGTTCAAAGAATATCCCGGATATAATTTCATTGGTCTTATACTGGGGCCGCAGGGGAACACCCAAAAGAGAATGGAGAAGGAAACTGGGGCTAGGATTCGTTTAAGAGGGAAAGGCTCAGAGAAGGAAGGGAAAGCTCAGCCAAGGAAGGATGTGAAGCCCGACCCATCAGAAGATGAAGATACACATGTATTGATAGAAGCAGATAACCAGCGATCGTTGGATGCTGCAGCCTCAATGGTTGAAAAGCTACTGATTCCAGTGGAAGAGGGAATGAATGAGCACAAACTGGCCCAATTAAAGGAGCTCGCTGAACTGAAGGGAACATTGAGAGGTGGGATTGTGTGTAGATCATGTGGCGGGCATGGACATGTCCAACAGTTGTGCCCCAGTAGGAATTCACTTTTCAAGATGGATGTCCCTTGCCAGGTGTGCGGCGATAGCAGTCACGCCACCTCCGGTTGCCCTTTGACAGCATCAGTGGACAACCAATACCACAGCTTTCTTGCTGAACTTGGACTTGGGCCTGTTTCTTCTGTTCCTGGTAGCGTGCACCCAGCATCGGGTACTTTACCCTCTCATGGCCTCGGCTCAACTGCAGCTCCTGAGAGCAAACCAATTAAGGAAATTGATGATTCAAATCTATTTGTGGGTTACCTTCCGTCCACTGTGGATGATGATCAGTTGAAAGAACTGTTTTCTCCTTTTGGCAGGATCAATCGCATGAAAGTGCTCAAGGACCGAACCACGGGCTTAAGTAAAGGTTGTGGCTTTGTCAAGTATTGTGATCCTGTTGATGCAGCTAAAGCTGTGGCGCACATGCATGGCTACAAGATTGACGGGAAAATGTTGGTTGTCAGGGTAGCAGGTCGTCAGTCAGCAACTCCTCTCCTGCTGCCGCCATATCCGGGCCCCCCATCTCTGCCTCCCCAAGATAACCATGGGCAGTCAGCTTGGCCTGGCCCACCAGGGTCGATGCTTCCAGAATCTAATGCATCCCTTCATAAGAGCAAGCCCTTAAGTATGCCGCCAAGAGACTCTTTAAGCAGACAAGTGCCTGCACCTGATATGTCCTTGTATCGAGTTCCGATCTCATCATCTGGTATGCTCACTCAATTCCCTAGTAATGAGAGCAGCACGTCTCGCTACGCACGCTTCACTGATTCTTTCAGTGGACAACTGCCTTCTTCATCTTATGGGTCGTCGTCTCAGCTTTCAATCTCGCCGCCTAGTTTGCTTGGTCAGTTCCCTGGCAACTGGTGCAGCTCGTTTGACAATTTAGGTCCAAGcagcacttttggtgggccattatCTTCATCTCGTGATTCATTATCATGCCAGAATTCAATTCCATCACCCACTTCACTTTCTAGGTTCCACAGTAATGGGAGCAGCTCGCCTGGCTATGTAGCAAAAAGCAATTCTTTCAGCGTGCCATTACCTTCATCTCATTGGTCATCATCATGCCAAAATCCAAGCTCTTCATCCTCTTTACTTTCTCAGTTTCCTGGTAATAGGAGCAGCTCGCCTAGCCGTGTAGGGCAAAGCAATTCTCTTGGCATGCCACCTTCGTCTTATGGGCTTTCATTGTACCAGAATCCAATCTCATCACCTAGTTCACTCTCTCAGTTCCCCGGTATGTGGAGCCACTCTCCTGGCTACGTTGGCCGAAGCAATTCTCTTAGTGGACCGTTATCTTCATCTTATGGGCCATCATCGTACCAGAATGCAGACTCCTCCCCTGTTTCACTTGCTCAGTTCCCTGGTAATCTTAGCAGCTCTACTACCTCCCTATTTCAGTCGCACTACGCTACTACCGATAGAAGTCTATCTTCACAGATTCATCTCACTTCGTCATTGGGCAGCAGCCAAAAGACTCCCACTTGGGTGCCTGAGCAAGATAAGAGAGTAATTGAACCTGAATATGAGAAAATATTATCCAAGATATCCTGGTAG